The following are encoded in a window of Urocitellus parryii isolate mUroPar1 chromosome 7, mUroPar1.hap1, whole genome shotgun sequence genomic DNA:
- the Cenpv gene encoding centromere protein V, with product MRRARSAVATKPRGQKRSGASGTPVVASSGSSNSRARRSASKAGSGSPAATRQPSAKRRPKPSLPRAQEAGPEEPPSPPAEQALLPTPPPPPPTPATPTSSVSTLDLGEQRERWETFQKRQKLSFEGAAKLLLDTFEYQGLVKHTGGCHCGAVRFEVWASADLHIFDCNCSICKKKQNRHFIVPASRFKLLKGAESITTYTFNTHKAQHTFCKKCGVQSFYTPRSNPGGFGIAPHCLDEGTVRSVVTEEFNGSNWEKAMKEHKTIKNMSKE from the exons ATGCGGCGGGCTAGGAGCGCTGTGGCTACCAAACCGCGCGGGCAGAAGCGGTCGGGTGCCTCCGGGACCCCGGTGGTCGCCTCCTCGGGTTCCAGCAACAGCCGGGCACGGCGCTCCGCGAGCAAGGCCGGGAGCGGGAGCCCGGCGGCCACCAGACAGCCGTCGGCGAAGCGGCGGCCGAAGCCTTCGCTGCCGCGGGCCCAGGAGGCGGGCCCGGAGGAGCCGCCGTCGCCGCCGGCTGAGCAGGCGTTGCTCCCGACGCCACCGCCGCCTCCGCCGACCCCCGCGACCCCGACATCCTCGGTGTCCACGCTGGACCTGGGCGAGCAGCGGGAGCGCTGGGAGACGTTCCAGAAGCGGCAGAAGCTGAGCTTCGAGGGCGCCGCCAAACTCCTGCTGGACACCTT tgAATACCAGGGCCTGGTGAAGCACACAGGAGGCTGCCACTGTGGAGCAGTTCGTTTTGAAGTCTGGGCCTCAGCAGACTTACATATCTTTGATTGCAA CTGCAGTATTTGCAAGAAGAAGCAGAATAGACACTTCATTGTTCCAGCTTCTCGCTTCAAGCTCCTGAAG GGAGCAGAGAGCATAACGACTTACACATTCAATACACACAAAGCCCAGCATACCTTCTGCAAGAAATGTGGTGTTCAGAGCTTCTATACTCCCCGCTCCAACCCTGGCGGCTTTG GAATTGCCCCACACTGCCTGGATGAAGGCACTGTGCGGAGTGTCGTCACTGAGGAATTCAATGGCAGCAATTGGGAGAAGGCCATGAAGGAGCACAAGACCATCAAGAACATGTCTAAAGAGTGA